A region of Nitrososphaerota archaeon DNA encodes the following proteins:
- a CDS encoding 30S ribosomal protein S27ae — translation MPAEAAPVEEKKPEKKVKVKAPKRRIQVHKLYKVEGDTLTRLRKECPRCGRGYFMAQHEGRLTCGNCGYTTYTSKS, via the coding sequence ATGCCAGCCGAGGCTGCACCCGTAGAGGAGAAGAAGCCAGAGAAGAAAGTGAAAGTGAAGGCGCCGAAGAGGCGCATCCAGGTCCACAAGCTCTACAAGGTGGAGGGCGACACCCTGACGAGGCTCAGGAAGGAATGTCCGAGATGTGGCAGGGGGTACTTCATGGCCCAGCACGAAGGCAGGCTCACCTGCGGGAACTGCGGATACACGACGTATACTTCGAAGTCTTAG
- a CDS encoding DNA-directed RNA polymerase, with protein MFQLVNLEDVVRVPPDKFGSPLEKVALDLLKLKYESTINPDHGYLILVTKVEVDKVGKIIAGDGATYHRVKFEVLSFYPLKQELVEGEIVEVTDFGAFVRIGPADALLHLSQIMDDYLTSDVKSGIITASQSKRSLKVGSKVRVRITAVSLGHGISMGKIGVTCRQPFLGALEWIDDEVAKAQKSRKVEERAAK; from the coding sequence ATGTTTCAACTCGTCAACCTTGAAGACGTAGTCCGCGTTCCACCTGACAAGTTCGGCTCCCCTCTCGAGAAGGTGGCGCTCGACCTCCTGAAGCTGAAGTACGAAAGCACAATCAACCCCGACCATGGGTACCTCATTCTAGTTACCAAGGTCGAAGTGGACAAAGTAGGCAAGATCATCGCCGGAGACGGAGCGACCTACCACAGGGTCAAGTTCGAAGTCCTGTCCTTCTACCCCCTCAAGCAGGAGCTCGTGGAAGGGGAGATTGTCGAGGTGACGGACTTCGGGGCTTTCGTCAGGATCGGGCCTGCCGATGCTCTCCTGCACCTCAGCCAGATAATGGATGACTACCTGACGAGCGATGTGAAATCTGGGATCATCACCGCCTCGCAGAGCAAGCGGTCCCTGAAGGTAGGGAGCAAGGTCAGAGTGAGGATAACCGCGGTCAGCCTTGGACATGGAATCTCCATGGGAAAAATAGGAGTGACCTGCAGACAGCCCTTCCTGGGAGCCCTCGAATGGATCGATGACGAGGTCGCCAAGGCCCAGAAGTCGCGGAAGGTCGAAGAGCGGGCCGCCAAGTAG
- a CDS encoding Rieske 2Fe-2S domain-containing protein codes for MSEFRKAVEASKVPPGSMMTVEVDGESVLIANVDGKYYGIGAICKHEEWDLSEGTLEDTTVTCAGHGTVWDIKTGKGVFDEPLEDEPVYDVKAEGEVLFVKKR; via the coding sequence ATGAGTGAGTTCAGGAAGGCGGTCGAAGCTTCGAAGGTTCCTCCCGGGTCGATGATGACCGTGGAGGTGGACGGGGAGTCGGTTCTCATCGCAAACGTCGACGGTAAGTACTACGGAATCGGAGCCATCTGCAAGCACGAGGAATGGGACCTGTCAGAAGGCACTCTCGAAGACACGACCGTCACCTGCGCGGGACACGGGACGGTTTGGGACATCAAGACCGGGAAGGGGGTTTTTGACGAGCCTTTGGAGGACGAGCCAGTATACGATGTGAAGGCCGAAGGCGAGGTCCTCTTCGTGAAGAAACGCTAG
- a CDS encoding DUF359 domain-containing protein produces the protein MYKLPVTLRPRLAKPLGHLYSGEEVRGHSFAELVRDSAFVISVGDRVTETLGAMGRAPDVQVVDSKENRRERALPEVEYVRQIDVHNPAGTVTDEAINGIREAFRGNKPVRVLVEGEEDLLAIPAIAVAPDSAMVFYGQPGEGIVAVKVDKESKTRNRVILSEMGIPEIR, from the coding sequence GTGTACAAGCTACCAGTGACCCTCAGGCCCAGACTCGCGAAACCGCTGGGCCACCTTTACTCGGGGGAGGAGGTTAGGGGCCACTCCTTCGCAGAACTCGTGCGGGATTCTGCTTTCGTAATAAGCGTCGGGGACCGTGTCACCGAAACTCTCGGGGCCATGGGGAGGGCACCGGACGTCCAGGTGGTCGACAGCAAGGAGAACAGGCGTGAGAGGGCGCTCCCAGAAGTTGAGTATGTTCGCCAGATCGATGTGCACAACCCGGCGGGGACGGTGACGGATGAGGCCATCAATGGGATAAGGGAGGCCTTTAGGGGAAATAAGCCTGTAAGGGTCCTTGTCGAAGGCGAGGAGGACCTGCTGGCGATCCCGGCCATCGCGGTCGCACCCGACTCTGCCATGGTCTTCTACGGCCAGCCGGGGGAGGGCATCGTGGCCGTGAAAGTTGACAAGGAGTCCAAGACGAGGAACAGGGTCATCCTCTCCGAGATGGGGATTCCGGAAATACGCTGA
- a CDS encoding nucleotidyltransferase family protein, whose translation MKAILLAGGQAMRLRPLTDDKPKALIEVRGRPISEYQIDWLVKEGGIDSVTFACGYKWERLKDHFGSSYKGTPIEYSPEQEPLGTGGAIKRAASMHQSESMLVVANGDIITDLPLGRMIDAHRQAGDMTASMLVVPYRSRFGVVKIDKLKMVRGFEEKPVFPDVWINGGVYVLNARKVMKSLPDKGDIERETFPKLVSHGELLSYPHYGDWWFLDSIKDLKELEESMPKAR comes from the coding sequence TTGAAAGCCATACTCTTGGCTGGCGGGCAGGCGATGCGGCTGAGGCCGCTCACCGACGACAAACCCAAGGCTCTAATCGAGGTGAGGGGAAGGCCAATCTCAGAATACCAAATCGATTGGCTTGTGAAAGAAGGCGGAATCGATTCTGTGACATTCGCCTGTGGTTACAAGTGGGAGAGACTCAAGGATCACTTCGGCTCAAGCTACAAAGGCACCCCAATTGAATATTCGCCTGAGCAGGAACCATTAGGGACTGGCGGTGCCATCAAGCGGGCCGCGTCAATGCACCAATCAGAGTCCATGCTTGTGGTAGCCAACGGCGACATCATCACCGACCTACCGCTTGGCAGGATGATTGATGCACACAGGCAGGCGGGAGACATGACAGCTTCGATGCTGGTGGTCCCCTACCGTTCCCGGTTTGGTGTCGTCAAGATAGACAAGTTGAAAATGGTCCGGGGGTTCGAGGAGAAGCCCGTGTTCCCTGACGTCTGGATTAACGGCGGAGTCTACGTTCTCAACGCGCGAAAGGTCATGAAGTCCCTTCCTGACAAAGGCGACATCGAAAGAGAGACATTCCCGAAGTTGGTTAGCCACGGAGAACTCCTGTCCTATCCTCACTACGGGGATTGGTGGTTCCTCGACTCGATAAAAGACCTGAAGGAACTCGAAGAATCGATGCCGAAGGCTCGATAG
- a CDS encoding translation initiation factor IF-2 subunit gamma: MGRPLLPRQPEVNIGTAGHVDHGKSTLVSAITGVWTSAHSEELKRGITIKVGYADAAFYRCAKDSPPDAFSTSSICPHDGRKTQLLRAVSFVDAPGHESLMTNMLAGAFLMDGAMLVIAANEPVPKPQTREHLQALQMLGMDKIVIAQNKVDLVTDQEAKKNLEQIEKFVKNTVAADAPIIPISAQQKLNIDVLIEGLEDAIPTPKRDASADSLMYVVRSFDVNRPGDEVSVLNGGVLGGSLVRGELVEGQEVELRPGMLDERSSKYIPVVTKVSSLETGAGKAQKVGPGGLIAVGTHLDPTFTKGDQMVGSVIGKPGKLPPIWEHITLDLDLFETAVGSAELVKVDKVRPGENLRLNLGTASTPAVVTSARVDVIEVDLKKPVAVDPGMRAAVSRRIAERWRLIGSGVLK, translated from the coding sequence ATTGGTCGGCCCCTCCTCCCCAGGCAGCCAGAAGTCAACATCGGCACGGCGGGGCACGTGGACCACGGCAAGAGCACCCTGGTCTCTGCGATCACTGGAGTCTGGACCAGCGCCCACAGTGAGGAGCTCAAGAGAGGGATCACGATCAAGGTCGGCTATGCGGACGCTGCGTTCTACCGGTGCGCCAAGGACTCTCCCCCCGACGCTTTCTCCACGAGCTCTATCTGCCCGCATGACGGCAGGAAGACCCAGCTCCTCAGGGCGGTCAGCTTCGTGGATGCACCAGGCCACGAGAGCCTCATGACCAACATGCTGGCTGGCGCCTTCCTCATGGATGGAGCCATGTTGGTGATCGCCGCCAACGAGCCAGTGCCGAAGCCTCAGACGAGGGAGCACCTTCAGGCCCTCCAGATGCTCGGCATGGACAAGATTGTGATCGCACAGAACAAGGTCGACCTGGTGACCGACCAGGAGGCAAAGAAGAACCTGGAGCAGATAGAGAAGTTCGTGAAAAACACTGTGGCCGCTGACGCGCCGATCATTCCCATTTCCGCCCAGCAGAAGCTCAACATTGACGTCCTGATCGAGGGTTTGGAGGACGCAATCCCCACCCCCAAACGCGACGCGTCGGCCGACTCGCTCATGTACGTGGTAAGAAGCTTCGACGTGAACAGGCCCGGGGACGAGGTCTCCGTCCTCAACGGAGGGGTGCTCGGCGGAAGCCTGGTCCGAGGCGAACTTGTAGAGGGTCAGGAAGTCGAGCTCAGGCCCGGGATGCTAGACGAAAGGAGCTCCAAGTACATCCCGGTGGTGACGAAGGTATCCTCCCTCGAGACTGGCGCAGGAAAGGCACAGAAGGTGGGTCCGGGAGGCCTCATCGCCGTAGGGACGCACCTAGACCCGACGTTCACCAAGGGCGACCAGATGGTCGGGAGCGTTATTGGGAAACCGGGGAAACTGCCACCCATATGGGAACACATCACGCTGGACCTGGACCTGTTCGAGACTGCCGTGGGGTCGGCTGAGCTGGTCAAGGTCGACAAGGTGCGGCCTGGCGAGAACCTTCGCCTTAACCTGGGAACTGCATCAACTCCGGCGGTGGTCACTTCAGCGCGGGTGGACGTGATCGAGGTCGACCTGAAGAAACCGGTCGCGGTCGACCCGGGCATGAGAGCGGCGGTAAGCAGGAGAATCGCAGAGCGGTGGCGGCTTATCGGCTCGGGCGTCCTCAAGTAG
- a CDS encoding NAD+ synthase, translating to MAGYSRSIEPTKEERRITTFIRKVVRDAGARGVVVGVSGGVDSALAGSLCVKALGPQNVVAALMPSNHTPKNDLRDGEALASRWGVETVRVSISPLVDALDATVGEKGGRIAKANVEARTRMIILYLIANSRGLLVAGTGDRSEELLGFFTKWGDGGVDFLPIAHLYKTQVRLLSSSLGLPKRIVDKPASPQLWPGHTAEEELPAAYEKLDVVLHCLFDLKVSPKAAASKAKVSPAVVREVIGMHRRSAHKRALPPSLARI from the coding sequence ATGGCAGGCTACTCCCGTTCGATAGAACCGACGAAGGAAGAAAGGAGGATAACCACCTTCATACGCAAGGTCGTCAGGGATGCAGGAGCCAGAGGAGTGGTGGTCGGAGTTAGTGGGGGGGTCGACAGCGCTCTCGCAGGGTCCCTCTGCGTGAAGGCGCTGGGGCCTCAAAATGTCGTCGCAGCGCTTATGCCATCGAATCACACCCCAAAGAACGACCTCAGGGACGGTGAAGCTCTTGCCTCTCGTTGGGGAGTCGAGACTGTGAGGGTGTCAATATCGCCCCTGGTGGATGCGTTGGACGCAACTGTCGGAGAAAAGGGAGGCAGAATTGCGAAGGCAAATGTGGAGGCGAGGACAAGGATGATTATTCTGTATCTGATCGCGAACAGTAGGGGTCTCCTCGTGGCCGGGACCGGCGACAGGTCGGAGGAACTACTGGGTTTCTTTACGAAGTGGGGCGACGGAGGAGTAGATTTCCTTCCAATCGCCCACCTGTACAAGACCCAGGTGAGACTTCTGAGCAGTTCCCTAGGTCTTCCCAAAAGAATCGTCGACAAACCAGCTTCCCCTCAACTTTGGCCTGGTCATACCGCCGAAGAAGAGCTTCCGGCGGCCTACGAGAAGCTCGACGTCGTGCTTCACTGCCTCTTTGACCTGAAGGTCTCACCGAAGGCGGCGGCCTCCAAGGCGAAGGTGAGTCCCGCGGTTGTGAGGGAAGTGATAGGGATGCACAGGCGGTCGGCACACAAGAGGGCGCTACCCCCGTCGCTGGCCCGGATTTGA
- a CDS encoding DNA-directed RNA polymerase, subunit E'', with protein sequence MKELACRKCKILTTEKACPNDGSTELSNEWSGLIIVLNPEKSQVAKTLGITKPGRYALKVS encoded by the coding sequence TTGAAAGAACTCGCCTGTAGGAAGTGCAAGATATTGACTACAGAGAAGGCCTGCCCCAACGACGGTTCCACTGAGCTAAGCAACGAGTGGTCCGGCCTCATCATAGTACTCAACCCAGAAAAGTCCCAGGTGGCGAAGACCCTAGGAATCACCAAGCCCGGCCGATACGCCCTCAAGGTAAGCTGA